The Rhinopithecus roxellana isolate Shanxi Qingling chromosome 14, ASM756505v1, whole genome shotgun sequence genome includes a window with the following:
- the PLCD4 gene encoding 1-phosphatidylinositol 4,5-bisphosphate phosphodiesterase delta-4 isoform X2, whose product MRGLHLLVDLVTSMDHQERLDQWLSDWFQRGDKNQDGKMSFQEVQRLLHLMNVEMDQEYAFSLFQAADTSQSGTLEGEEFVQFYKALTKRAEVQELFESFSADGQKLTLLEFLDFLREEQKERDCTSELALELIDRYEPSDSGKLRHVLSMDGFLSYLCSKDGDIFNPDCLPIYQDMTQPLNHYFICSSHNTYLVGDQLCGQSSVEGYIRALKRGCRCVEVDVWDGPSGEPVVYHGHTLTSRILFKDVVATVAQYAFQTSDYPVILSLETHCSWEQQQTMARHLTEILGEQLLSTTLDGVLPTQLPSPEELRRKILVKGKKLTLEEDLEYEEEEVEPELEGEHESELALESQFETEPEPEPQEQNLQIKDKKKKSKNILCPALSSLVIYLKSVSFRSFTHSKEHYHFYEISSFSETKAKRLIKEAGNEFVQHNTWQLSRVYPSGLRTDSSNYNPQELWNAGCQMVAMNMQTAGLEMDICDGHFRQNGGCGYVLKPDFLRDNQSSFHPERPISPFKAQTLLIQVISGQQLPKLNKTKEGSIVDPLVKVQIFGVRLDTARQETNYVENNGFNPYWGQTLCFRVLVPELAMLRFVVMDYDWKSRNDFIGQYTLPWTCMQQGYRHIHLLSKDGISLCPASIFVYICIREDLEGDES is encoded by the exons ATGCGAGGGCTCCACCTGTTGGTGGATCTTGTCACCAGCATGGACCATCAGGAGCGCCTGGACCA ATGGCTGAGTGACTGGTTTCAACGTGGAGACAAAAATCAGGATGGTAAGATGAGTTTCCAAGAAGTTCAGCGGTTATTGCACCTAATGAATGTGGAAATGGACCAAGAATATGCCTTCAGTCTTTTTCAG GCAGCAGACACGTCCCAGTCTGGGACTCTGGAAGGAGAAGAATTTGTACAGTTCTATAAGGCATTGACTAAACGTGCTGAGGTGCAAGAACTATTTGAAAGTTTTTCAGCTGATGGGCAGAAGCTGACTCTGCTGGAATTTTTGGATTTCCTCCGAGAGGAGCAGAAGGAGAGAGACTGCACCTCCGAGCTTGCTCTGGAACTCATTGACCGCTATGAACCTTCAGACAGTG GCAAACTGCGGCATGTGCTGAGCATGGATGGCTTCCTCAGCTACCTCTGCTCTAAGGATGGAGACATCTTCAACCCAGACTGCCTCCCCATCTATCAGGATATGACTCAACCCCTGAACCACTACTTCATCTGCTCTTCTCATAACACCTACCTAGTGGGGGACCAGCTTTGTGGCCAGAGCAGCGTCGAGGGATATATACG GGCCCTGAAGCGGGGGTGCCGCTGCGTGGAGGTGGATGTATGGGATGGACCTAGTGGGGAACCTGTCGTTTACCACGGACACACCCTGACCTCCCGCATCCTGTTCAAAGATGTCGTGGCCACAGTAGCACAGTATGCCTTCCAG ACGTCAGACTATCCAGTCATCTTGTCCCTGGAAACCCACTGCAGCTGGGAGCAGCAACAGACCATGGCCCGCCATCTGACTGAGATCCTGGGGGAGCAGCTGCTGAGCACCACCTTGGATGGCGTGCTGCCCACTCAGCTGCCCTCACCTGAG GAGCTTCGGAGGAAGATCCTGGTGAAGGGGAAGAAGTTAACACTTGAGGAAGACCTGGAATATGAGGAAGAGGAAGTAGAGCCTGAGCTGGAGGGTGAGCATGAGTCAGAATTGGCGCTGGAGTCCCAGTTTGAGACTGAGCCTGAGCCTGAGCCCCAGGAGCAGAACCTTCAGATTAAGGACAAAAAGAAG AAATCCAAGAACATCTTGTGTCCAGCCCTCTCTTCCCTGGTTATCTATTTGAAGTCTGTCTCATTCCGCAGCTTCACACATTCAAAGGAGCACTACCACTTCTATGAGATATCATCTTTCTCTGAAACCAAGGCCAAGCGCCTCATCAAGGAGGCTG GCAATGAGTTTGTGCAGCACAATACTTGGCAGTTAAGCCGTGTGTATCCCAGCGGCCTGAGGACAGACTCTTCCAACTACAACCCCCAGGAACTCTGGAATGCAGGCTGCCAGATGG TGGCCATGAATATGCAGACTGCAGGGCTTGAAATGGACATCTGTGATGGGCATTTCCGCCAGAATGGCGGCTGTGGCTATGTGCTGAAGCCAGACTTCCTGCGTGATAACCAAAGTTCCTTCCACCCCGAGAGACCCATCAGCCCTTTCAAGGCCCAGACTCTCTTAATCCAG GTGATCAGTGGTCAGCAACTCCCCAAACTCAACAAGACCAAAGAGGGGTCCATTGTGGATCCACTGGTGAAAGTGCAGATCTTTGGTGTCCGTCTAGACACAGCACGGCAGGAGACCAACTATGTGGAGAACAATG GTTTTAATCCATACTGGGGGCAGACACTGTGTTTCCGGGTGCTGGTGCCTGAACTTGCCATGCTGCGTTTTGTGGTAATGGATTATGACTGGAAATCCCGAAATGACTTTATTGGTCAGTACACCCTGCCTTGGACCTGCATGCAACAAG GTTACCGCCACATTCACCTGCTGTCCAAAGATGGCATCAGCCTCTGCCCAGCTTCCATCTTTGTATATATCTGCATCCGGGA
- the PLCD4 gene encoding 1-phosphatidylinositol 4,5-bisphosphate phosphodiesterase delta-4 isoform X1: MASLLQDRLTTDQDLLLMQEGMLMRKVRSKSWKKLRYFRLQNDGMTVWHARQARGSAKPSFSISDVETIRNGHDSELLRSLTEELPLEQGFTVVFHGRRSNLDLVANSVEEAQIWMRGLHLLVDLVTSMDHQERLDQWLSDWFQRGDKNQDGKMSFQEVQRLLHLMNVEMDQEYAFSLFQAADTSQSGTLEGEEFVQFYKALTKRAEVQELFESFSADGQKLTLLEFLDFLREEQKERDCTSELALELIDRYEPSDSGKLRHVLSMDGFLSYLCSKDGDIFNPDCLPIYQDMTQPLNHYFICSSHNTYLVGDQLCGQSSVEGYIRALKRGCRCVEVDVWDGPSGEPVVYHGHTLTSRILFKDVVATVAQYAFQTSDYPVILSLETHCSWEQQQTMARHLTEILGEQLLSTTLDGVLPTQLPSPEELRRKILVKGKKLTLEEDLEYEEEEVEPELEGEHESELALESQFETEPEPEPQEQNLQIKDKKKKSKNILCPALSSLVIYLKSVSFRSFTHSKEHYHFYEISSFSETKAKRLIKEAGNEFVQHNTWQLSRVYPSGLRTDSSNYNPQELWNAGCQMVAMNMQTAGLEMDICDGHFRQNGGCGYVLKPDFLRDNQSSFHPERPISPFKAQTLLIQVISGQQLPKLNKTKEGSIVDPLVKVQIFGVRLDTARQETNYVENNGFNPYWGQTLCFRVLVPELAMLRFVVMDYDWKSRNDFIGQYTLPWTCMQQGYRHIHLLSKDGISLCPASIFVYICIREDLEGDES, from the exons ATGGCGTCCCTGCTGCAAGACC GGCTGACCACTGATCAGGACTTGCTGCTGATGCAGGAAGGCATGCTGATGCGCAAGGTGAGGTCCAAAAGCTGGAAGAAGCTAAGATACTTCAGACTTCAGAATGACGGCATGACAGTCTGGCATGCACGGCAGGCCAGGGGCAGTGCCAAGCCCAGCT TCTCAATCTCTGATGTGGAGACAATACGTAATGGCCATGATTCCGAGTTGCTGCGTAGCCTGACAGAGGAGCTTCCCCTGGAGCAGGGCTTCACCGTTGTCTTCCACGGCCGCCGCTCCAACCTGGACCTGGTGGCCAACAGTGTTGAGGAGGCCCAGATATGGATGCGAGGGCTCCACCTGTTGGTGGATCTTGTCACCAGCATGGACCATCAGGAGCGCCTGGACCA ATGGCTGAGTGACTGGTTTCAACGTGGAGACAAAAATCAGGATGGTAAGATGAGTTTCCAAGAAGTTCAGCGGTTATTGCACCTAATGAATGTGGAAATGGACCAAGAATATGCCTTCAGTCTTTTTCAG GCAGCAGACACGTCCCAGTCTGGGACTCTGGAAGGAGAAGAATTTGTACAGTTCTATAAGGCATTGACTAAACGTGCTGAGGTGCAAGAACTATTTGAAAGTTTTTCAGCTGATGGGCAGAAGCTGACTCTGCTGGAATTTTTGGATTTCCTCCGAGAGGAGCAGAAGGAGAGAGACTGCACCTCCGAGCTTGCTCTGGAACTCATTGACCGCTATGAACCTTCAGACAGTG GCAAACTGCGGCATGTGCTGAGCATGGATGGCTTCCTCAGCTACCTCTGCTCTAAGGATGGAGACATCTTCAACCCAGACTGCCTCCCCATCTATCAGGATATGACTCAACCCCTGAACCACTACTTCATCTGCTCTTCTCATAACACCTACCTAGTGGGGGACCAGCTTTGTGGCCAGAGCAGCGTCGAGGGATATATACG GGCCCTGAAGCGGGGGTGCCGCTGCGTGGAGGTGGATGTATGGGATGGACCTAGTGGGGAACCTGTCGTTTACCACGGACACACCCTGACCTCCCGCATCCTGTTCAAAGATGTCGTGGCCACAGTAGCACAGTATGCCTTCCAG ACGTCAGACTATCCAGTCATCTTGTCCCTGGAAACCCACTGCAGCTGGGAGCAGCAACAGACCATGGCCCGCCATCTGACTGAGATCCTGGGGGAGCAGCTGCTGAGCACCACCTTGGATGGCGTGCTGCCCACTCAGCTGCCCTCACCTGAG GAGCTTCGGAGGAAGATCCTGGTGAAGGGGAAGAAGTTAACACTTGAGGAAGACCTGGAATATGAGGAAGAGGAAGTAGAGCCTGAGCTGGAGGGTGAGCATGAGTCAGAATTGGCGCTGGAGTCCCAGTTTGAGACTGAGCCTGAGCCTGAGCCCCAGGAGCAGAACCTTCAGATTAAGGACAAAAAGAAG AAATCCAAGAACATCTTGTGTCCAGCCCTCTCTTCCCTGGTTATCTATTTGAAGTCTGTCTCATTCCGCAGCTTCACACATTCAAAGGAGCACTACCACTTCTATGAGATATCATCTTTCTCTGAAACCAAGGCCAAGCGCCTCATCAAGGAGGCTG GCAATGAGTTTGTGCAGCACAATACTTGGCAGTTAAGCCGTGTGTATCCCAGCGGCCTGAGGACAGACTCTTCCAACTACAACCCCCAGGAACTCTGGAATGCAGGCTGCCAGATGG TGGCCATGAATATGCAGACTGCAGGGCTTGAAATGGACATCTGTGATGGGCATTTCCGCCAGAATGGCGGCTGTGGCTATGTGCTGAAGCCAGACTTCCTGCGTGATAACCAAAGTTCCTTCCACCCCGAGAGACCCATCAGCCCTTTCAAGGCCCAGACTCTCTTAATCCAG GTGATCAGTGGTCAGCAACTCCCCAAACTCAACAAGACCAAAGAGGGGTCCATTGTGGATCCACTGGTGAAAGTGCAGATCTTTGGTGTCCGTCTAGACACAGCACGGCAGGAGACCAACTATGTGGAGAACAATG GTTTTAATCCATACTGGGGGCAGACACTGTGTTTCCGGGTGCTGGTGCCTGAACTTGCCATGCTGCGTTTTGTGGTAATGGATTATGACTGGAAATCCCGAAATGACTTTATTGGTCAGTACACCCTGCCTTGGACCTGCATGCAACAAG GTTACCGCCACATTCACCTGCTGTCCAAAGATGGCATCAGCCTCTGCCCAGCTTCCATCTTTGTATATATCTGCATCCGGGA